In one window of Frigoriglobus tundricola DNA:
- a CDS encoding efflux RND transporter permease subunit — translation MFTKILYRPALAIVISIILLFLGALGYKTLPVAQFPDIAPPTVQVSIAYPGASANVLVDSVLIPLEQSINGVQNMRYIFSSATSAGEASILIYFEPGTDPNINVVNVQNRVNIMLSRLPPLVVREGILVSQVVPSMLMYVNIFSTDPNADQKDLFNFTNVNVMPVLKRIQGMGIPRNLGNRTFAMRVWLNPERMRAYKVSTEEVMKALAEQSVIGSPGRLGQATGQTSQSREYVLTYVGRFNRADQYANIILKATPEGDILRLKDVCGIPDTIGTGPRMALPAILGAAGAGALPKPPPPGIELGSEFFDIYSDINGHPAASIILKQSPGSDASKVITEIKKELDQIKKESFPVGMDYELAYDVSNFLDASIEKVKHTLLEAFILVSLVVYMFLGDVRSTLIPILAVPVSLIGTFFVLLLMGMSINLITLFAMVLAIGVVVDDAIVVVEAVHAKMAEKHLSPYRATIEVLHEISGAIIAITLVMTSVFVPVTFIPGPVGQFYRQFGITMATSIILSGLVALTLTPVLCAMILKPHVHAHADAHGPAGHAKRRFGLKTILLFAAGAVLVLAPITYLAYELWGPIGFLLILLPLVRGPFDRLVEKVTSGYAGILRGIVTRRALSMLVVGGFAAGIVAVNLRLPTGFIPGEDQGIIYAVIQTPPGSTLEYTNHKSRELEEIAKELEEVTSVTSLAGYEVLTEGRGSNAGTCIINLKNWSDRKRTAREIIEDLEGKSRRMANVKLEFFEPPAVPGFGAAGGFSVMLLDKTNTSDYQRLGEVNEKFMAALKKRKELQNLFTFFATDYPQYELIINNDVAMQKGVSIGKALDTLNILIGSTYEQGFILFNQFYKVYVQATPESRALPEDLRNMFVKSERPQDRGEMVPFSAFMTMKKKQGLNEITRYNLYPAASIQGAPAPGYSSGQAIKAIQEVAADPTVVPKGYGLGWAGLSYDESKKGNEAIYIFLIVVVFVYLVLVGQYESFILPLAVILSLPIGVFGSFFCLQAMGLANDVYAQIGLIMLVGLLGKNAILIVEFAVQRRQEGLPLKDAAVEGGKLRFRPIQMTSFAFIAGLLPLVFATGAGAIGNRTIGTTAAGGMLVGTVIGVLIIPGLYYLFGRVADGRKLLQDEVDQPLSEVFERHSIGSHESNDGTQLPFDAGLIDAFHHHPATDFVDPAHAHSPAGSPAAPNPYAPSDHAPPGPEHPAGGTDGHAAPDYDHPPHPPEGSGS, via the coding sequence ATGTTTACGAAAATTCTTTACAGGCCGGCACTGGCGATCGTTATCTCGATCATCCTCTTGTTCCTGGGGGCGCTGGGGTACAAGACCCTGCCGGTGGCCCAGTTCCCCGACATCGCGCCGCCGACCGTGCAGGTCTCCATCGCGTACCCGGGCGCCAGTGCCAACGTGTTGGTCGATTCGGTCCTGATCCCGTTGGAGCAGTCGATCAACGGCGTCCAGAACATGCGCTACATCTTCTCGTCCGCCACCAGTGCGGGTGAGGCGTCGATCCTGATTTACTTCGAGCCGGGCACGGACCCCAACATCAACGTGGTGAACGTGCAGAACCGGGTCAACATCATGCTGAGCCGGCTCCCGCCGCTCGTGGTGCGGGAGGGGATCCTCGTTAGCCAGGTCGTGCCCAGCATGCTGATGTACGTGAACATTTTCAGCACGGACCCGAACGCCGACCAGAAGGACCTGTTCAACTTCACCAACGTCAACGTCATGCCTGTGCTCAAGCGGATCCAGGGCATGGGCATCCCCCGGAACCTCGGCAACCGCACCTTCGCGATGCGCGTCTGGCTGAACCCCGAACGCATGCGGGCGTACAAGGTCTCCACCGAAGAGGTCATGAAGGCGCTGGCCGAGCAGAGCGTGATCGGGTCGCCCGGGCGGCTCGGCCAGGCCACGGGCCAGACGTCACAGTCACGTGAGTATGTTCTGACGTACGTAGGTCGGTTCAATAGAGCGGATCAGTATGCCAACATCATTCTCAAGGCCACCCCCGAAGGCGACATCCTGCGCCTCAAGGACGTCTGCGGGATACCCGACACGATCGGCACCGGCCCGCGGATGGCGCTGCCGGCCATCCTGGGGGCCGCCGGTGCGGGCGCGCTGCCCAAGCCGCCGCCGCCCGGCATCGAACTGGGCTCCGAGTTCTTCGACATCTACTCGGACATCAACGGCCACCCCGCGGCGTCCATCATTCTCAAGCAGAGCCCCGGCTCCGACGCCTCCAAGGTCATTACGGAAATTAAGAAGGAACTCGATCAGATCAAGAAGGAATCGTTCCCGGTCGGCATGGATTACGAGCTGGCCTACGACGTTTCCAACTTTCTGGACGCCTCCATCGAAAAGGTGAAGCACACCCTGCTCGAGGCGTTCATCTTGGTGTCCCTGGTGGTCTACATGTTCCTCGGGGACGTGCGCTCCACGCTCATCCCGATCCTCGCGGTTCCGGTGTCGCTGATCGGGACGTTCTTCGTCCTGCTGTTGATGGGGATGTCGATCAACCTGATCACGCTGTTCGCGATGGTGCTGGCGATCGGGGTCGTGGTGGACGACGCGATCGTGGTGGTCGAAGCGGTGCACGCCAAGATGGCCGAGAAGCACCTGTCGCCCTATCGGGCGACCATCGAGGTGCTGCACGAGATCTCGGGTGCGATCATCGCGATCACCCTGGTGATGACGTCCGTGTTCGTTCCGGTGACGTTCATCCCCGGACCGGTCGGCCAGTTCTACCGCCAGTTCGGCATCACGATGGCGACGTCCATCATTCTCTCCGGGCTGGTGGCCCTGACGCTGACGCCCGTGCTCTGTGCGATGATCCTCAAGCCCCACGTCCACGCGCACGCCGACGCCCACGGCCCCGCCGGCCACGCGAAACGGCGGTTCGGGCTCAAGACCATTCTGCTGTTCGCGGCCGGAGCGGTGCTGGTCCTGGCGCCCATCACGTACCTGGCGTACGAGTTGTGGGGGCCGATCGGCTTCCTGCTCATCCTGCTGCCCTTGGTGCGGGGGCCTTTTGACCGCCTCGTCGAGAAGGTCACGAGCGGTTACGCCGGCATCCTGCGCGGGATCGTCACCCGCCGCGCGCTGAGCATGCTGGTCGTCGGGGGCTTCGCCGCCGGCATCGTCGCGGTCAACTTGCGGCTCCCGACGGGGTTCATCCCGGGCGAGGACCAGGGCATCATCTACGCGGTCATCCAGACGCCCCCGGGCTCGACGCTCGAGTACACCAACCACAAGTCCCGGGAACTCGAGGAGATCGCCAAGGAACTCGAGGAGGTCACCTCGGTCACCTCGCTGGCCGGGTACGAGGTGCTGACCGAGGGCCGGGGCTCGAACGCCGGGACCTGCATCATCAACCTGAAAAACTGGTCCGACCGCAAGCGGACCGCGCGCGAGATCATCGAAGATCTTGAGGGGAAGAGCCGCCGGATGGCCAACGTCAAGCTCGAGTTCTTCGAGCCCCCCGCGGTCCCCGGCTTCGGCGCGGCCGGGGGGTTCTCCGTGATGCTCCTCGACAAGACGAACACGTCCGACTACCAGCGGCTCGGAGAGGTGAACGAAAAGTTCATGGCCGCCCTGAAAAAGCGCAAGGAGCTGCAGAACCTGTTCACCTTCTTCGCCACCGACTACCCGCAGTACGAGCTGATCATCAACAACGACGTGGCCATGCAGAAGGGCGTGTCGATCGGGAAGGCCCTGGACACCCTTAACATCCTCATCGGCAGCACGTACGAGCAGGGCTTCATTCTGTTCAACCAGTTCTACAAGGTTTACGTCCAGGCGACGCCCGAGTCCCGGGCGCTCCCCGAGGACCTGAGAAACATGTTCGTGAAGAGCGAGCGCCCGCAGGACCGCGGGGAAATGGTGCCGTTTTCCGCGTTCATGACGATGAAGAAGAAACAGGGCCTGAACGAGATCACCCGCTACAACCTGTACCCCGCCGCTTCCATTCAGGGCGCACCTGCTCCCGGCTACAGCAGCGGGCAGGCCATCAAGGCGATCCAGGAGGTCGCCGCGGACCCGACGGTCGTGCCGAAAGGTTACGGCCTCGGCTGGGCGGGCCTCTCGTACGACGAATCGAAAAAGGGGAACGAGGCGATTTACATCTTCCTCATCGTCGTCGTCTTCGTCTATCTCGTGCTGGTCGGGCAGTACGAGAGCTTCATCCTGCCGCTGGCCGTGATCCTGTCGCTGCCGATCGGGGTCTTCGGGTCCTTCTTCTGCCTGCAGGCGATGGGGCTGGCCAACGACGTCTACGCCCAGATCGGGCTGATCATGTTGGTCGGTCTGCTCGGCAAGAACGCGATCCTCATCGTCGAATTCGCGGTCCAGCGGCGCCAGGAGGGCCTGCCCCTCAAGGACGCGGCCGTCGAGGGCGGGAAGTTGCGCTTCCGGCCGATTCAGATGACCTCCTTCGCCTTCATCGCCGGTCTCCTTCCGCTGGTCTTCGCCACCGGCGCCGGGGCGATCGGGAACCGCACGATCGGCACCACCGCCGCCGGCGGGATGCTCGTGGGCACGGTGATCGGGGTCCTCATCATTCCGGGCCTCTATTACTTGTTCGGCCGGGTCGCCGACGGCCGCAAACTTCTCCAGGACGAGGTGGATCAGCCGCTCAGTGAGGTTTTCGAGCGCCACTCAATCGGATCTCATGAGAGTAATGACGGCACTCAGCTGCCGTTCGACGCGGGGCTCATTGATGCGTTCCACCATCACCCCGCGACCGATTTTGTTGATCCGGCGCACGCTCATTCCCCGGCCGGTTCTCCCGCGGCCCCGAACCCGTACGCGCCGTCCGATCACGCCCCGCCGGGCCCCGAACACCCGGCGGGCGGAACGGACGGACACGCCGCGCCGGATTACGACCACCCGCCCCACCCGCCAGAGGGAAGCGGGAGCTGA
- a CDS encoding glutathione peroxidase, with translation MEATATSIYDIPVTALDGTAATLAPYRGQVLLIVNVASKCGFTGQYKGLEELYRTHKDRGLVVLGFPCNQFMGQEPGDAEEIKQFCSLKYDVTFPMFAKLNVNGAEAHPLYKYLKSAARGFLGTQGIKWNFTKFLVDRSGHVVGRYSALTEPSKLTGDIERLLAAPA, from the coding sequence ATGGAAGCGACGGCCACGAGCATCTACGACATTCCCGTCACCGCCCTCGACGGCACGGCGGCCACGCTCGCGCCGTACCGCGGACAGGTGCTGCTGATCGTGAACGTCGCCAGCAAGTGCGGTTTTACGGGCCAATACAAGGGGCTCGAAGAACTGTACCGGACGCACAAGGACCGGGGGCTCGTGGTTCTCGGGTTCCCGTGTAACCAGTTCATGGGCCAGGAACCCGGCGACGCCGAAGAGATCAAACAGTTCTGTTCTCTGAAATACGATGTCACGTTCCCGATGTTCGCCAAGCTGAACGTGAACGGCGCGGAGGCGCACCCGCTCTACAAGTACCTGAAGAGCGCCGCACGCGGCTTCCTCGGGACACAAGGGATCAAGTGGAACTTCACCAAGTTCCTCGTCGACCGCAGCGGGCACGTCGTGGGCCGGTATTCGGCACTCACCGAACCGAGCAAGCTGACCGGGGACATCGAGCGGCTCCTCGCGGCGCCCGCGTGA
- a CDS encoding TraR/DksA C4-type zinc finger protein translates to MTIVPQPCARCGELIPAERIEAVPETMVCVQCSQEIGGEFKVFVTPERTSKDGSLKKNYGGYSTRKVRKPLKPKGQA, encoded by the coding sequence ATGACGATCGTACCGCAACCGTGTGCCCGCTGCGGGGAACTGATCCCGGCGGAGCGGATCGAGGCGGTCCCCGAGACGATGGTGTGCGTGCAGTGCAGCCAGGAGATCGGTGGCGAGTTCAAGGTGTTCGTCACCCCGGAACGGACCAGCAAGGACGGCAGCCTGAAGAAGAACTACGGCGGGTACAGCACACGCAAGGTGCGAAAGCCGCTCAAGCCCAAGGGGCAGGCGTAA
- a CDS encoding SAM hydrolase/SAM-dependent halogenase family protein — translation MPSPLITLTTDFGRTAPYVAVMKGVILSINPAATIVDLTHEIRPQDVRHASYFLRTAVPYFPAGTVHVCVVDPGVGSERAALCVETPEQVLVGPDNGVFTGVIRRLGCRAAGALTAPPFWRAPSPSATFHGRDIFAPVAAHLSLGVGREEVAPGKFDPMLLPARCAVTFGKRWSGEVQFVDDFGNLITNIPACKMKGLPVRVSLGGAELGTVRWVRTYSEAAPGELVSLFSSDGYFEIAEVNGNAARKLKVDAGVVVELEQP, via the coding sequence ATGCCTTCGCCCCTCATAACGCTCACGACGGACTTCGGTCGCACGGCGCCTTACGTCGCGGTGATGAAGGGCGTCATCCTGTCCATCAACCCGGCCGCGACCATCGTCGATCTGACGCACGAGATCCGCCCCCAGGACGTGCGGCACGCCAGCTACTTCCTGCGGACCGCCGTGCCGTACTTTCCGGCCGGCACCGTCCACGTGTGCGTGGTCGATCCCGGCGTCGGGTCGGAGCGGGCCGCGCTGTGCGTCGAAACGCCGGAGCAGGTCCTCGTCGGGCCGGACAACGGCGTCTTCACGGGCGTGATCCGGCGATTGGGCTGCCGCGCCGCGGGGGCACTCACCGCCCCGCCGTTCTGGCGGGCCCCCTCGCCGTCGGCCACGTTTCACGGGCGCGACATCTTTGCGCCGGTCGCGGCGCACCTCAGCCTCGGGGTCGGCCGTGAGGAGGTCGCTCCGGGCAAGTTCGACCCGATGTTGCTGCCGGCGCGGTGTGCCGTCACCTTTGGTAAGCGGTGGAGCGGTGAGGTGCAGTTCGTGGACGACTTCGGGAACCTCATTACCAACATCCCCGCGTGCAAAATGAAGGGGCTGCCCGTGCGGGTGTCGCTGGGCGGCGCGGAACTCGGTACGGTCCGCTGGGTGCGGACCTACTCCGAAGCCGCACCGGGAGAGCTGGTGAGCCTCTTCAGCAGCGACGGTTACTTCGAGATCGCCGAGGTGAACGGCAACGCGGCACGTAAACTGAAGGTGGACGCCGGCGTTGTGGTGGAACTGGAGCAGCCGTGA
- a CDS encoding efflux RND transporter periplasmic adaptor subunit codes for MKVSKALSVLALALISLSLPACDLHKEEQHHEEHQKIVVTSPEIKDVTVTQPYVCQIRSQRNIDVKALQEGYLEAIAVKEGQVVKQGEVLFQVVPVLYQTRLDAERAKAKVAQIKYDNTKRLNQAANPVVSEQEVKLAEAELAEANAKVKTAEAELEFTTVRAKFDGIIDRLSQQEGSLVKKEEILTTLSDNSVMWVYFNVPEARYLEYKLGHNSSQQVSRLELEDSQIELVLANGSKFPYSPGNTVTIEAKFNNETGNIPFRADFPNPDRLLRHGQTGTLLIHRTLRNAIVIPQRATYEVLDKQYVYVVGEDHVVHQREIVVAYEKDDIFVIKKGLSAHDKIVLEGVRQVRDGEKVEHFEFVKPDEALTNQKYHAE; via the coding sequence ATGAAAGTATCGAAAGCACTATCGGTCCTGGCCCTGGCGCTGATTTCGCTTTCCCTGCCCGCGTGCGACCTGCACAAGGAGGAACAGCACCACGAAGAGCACCAGAAGATCGTAGTCACGAGCCCCGAGATCAAAGACGTCACCGTCACCCAACCGTACGTCTGCCAGATTCGCTCGCAGAGAAACATTGATGTCAAGGCCCTCCAGGAGGGCTACCTTGAAGCGATCGCGGTCAAAGAGGGCCAGGTGGTGAAGCAAGGCGAGGTGTTGTTCCAGGTCGTGCCGGTGTTGTACCAGACGCGATTGGACGCGGAGCGCGCCAAGGCCAAGGTCGCACAGATCAAGTACGACAACACCAAGAGGTTGAACCAGGCCGCGAACCCGGTCGTTTCGGAGCAGGAGGTGAAGCTGGCGGAGGCCGAACTGGCTGAGGCCAATGCCAAGGTGAAGACGGCCGAGGCGGAATTGGAGTTTACCACTGTCCGGGCGAAGTTCGACGGCATTATCGACCGCCTCAGCCAGCAGGAGGGGAGCCTGGTCAAGAAGGAGGAGATCCTCACGACGCTGTCCGACAACAGCGTCATGTGGGTGTACTTCAACGTGCCCGAAGCCCGCTACCTCGAGTACAAGCTCGGCCACAACAGTAGTCAGCAGGTCTCCCGACTCGAACTCGAGGACTCGCAAATCGAACTCGTCCTCGCGAACGGCAGCAAGTTTCCGTACAGCCCCGGCAACACCGTCACCATTGAGGCCAAGTTCAACAACGAGACCGGGAACATCCCCTTCCGCGCGGATTTCCCGAACCCCGACCGCCTGTTGCGTCACGGCCAGACCGGCACGCTGCTGATCCACCGGACGCTGCGGAACGCCATCGTCATCCCCCAGCGGGCGACCTACGAGGTGCTCGACAAACAGTACGTTTACGTCGTCGGCGAGGACCACGTGGTGCACCAGCGCGAGATCGTCGTCGCGTACGAAAAGGACGACATTTTCGTCATCAAAAAGGGGCTCTCAGCGCACGACAAGATCGTTCTGGAAGGGGTCCGCCAGGTCCGCGACGGCGAGAAGGTGGAGCACTTCGAGTTCGTGAAACCGGACGAGGCCCTGACGAACCAGAAATACCATGCGGAGTAG
- a CDS encoding TolC family protein: MTARAITCALLLVLPSCQIPSLRLSEPGPGLPANYDAANNSASPNPGATSTENSSQLGIEEFYNDPILSNLIVQGLVNNRELKALDQEVQVARSEIISRQGAYLPFLSVGARAGVDKPSLFTPEGAVEKYLEYYPGAHFPDPLPNFVGSLNLFWQLDIWRELRNARDAAIQRYFAASEKRNDFVTRLIAEIAENYYSLMALDKRLETLDQIIDLQQKSLEAAEQRLQAGRGNSLAVQRFQADVRRFQSEKLIVQQEIVETENRVNFRVNRFPQPVERTSAAFYDLNIHALSVGVPAQLLLSRPDIRQAERELVAAGIDIKVARARFFPKLDLSADVGYQSFNPKYLLMSPEALIYGVAGDLVAPLINKRAIQAEFLGANAKQLESVYNYQRVVLNAYTEVINRVALVENYRKSIELKKQQLEALTLAVDTSTRLFNAARVEFLEVLTTQRDLFDARTTLIETKRQQLVATANAYQALGGGGNLLPIVDPFPPRAKAHGRRWTQWFDAPAIPVVSAAPAAPVVEQR, encoded by the coding sequence GTGACCGCGAGAGCGATCACGTGCGCCCTGCTGCTGGTTCTGCCGTCCTGTCAGATCCCCAGTCTCCGACTCTCGGAGCCGGGACCGGGCCTGCCGGCCAACTACGACGCCGCGAACAATTCGGCCTCGCCCAACCCGGGCGCGACCAGTACGGAGAACTCGTCCCAGCTCGGGATCGAAGAGTTCTACAACGATCCGATTCTTTCCAATTTGATCGTTCAGGGCCTGGTCAACAACCGGGAGCTGAAGGCCCTGGATCAGGAAGTCCAGGTCGCCCGGAGCGAGATCATCTCGCGGCAAGGGGCGTACCTGCCCTTCCTCAGTGTCGGGGCCCGTGCGGGCGTGGACAAGCCCAGCCTGTTCACGCCCGAGGGGGCCGTCGAGAAGTATCTCGAATACTATCCCGGGGCCCACTTCCCCGATCCGCTGCCCAATTTCGTGGGCTCCCTCAACCTCTTCTGGCAACTGGACATCTGGCGGGAGCTGCGGAACGCCCGGGACGCGGCGATCCAGCGCTACTTTGCCGCCAGTGAGAAGCGGAACGACTTCGTGACCCGTCTGATCGCCGAGATCGCCGAGAACTACTACAGCCTCATGGCGCTCGACAAGCGGCTCGAAACGTTGGACCAGATCATCGACCTCCAACAGAAGAGCTTGGAGGCCGCGGAGCAAAGGCTGCAAGCCGGTCGCGGTAACTCGCTGGCCGTCCAGCGTTTCCAGGCCGACGTGAGGAGATTCCAGAGCGAAAAGCTGATCGTTCAGCAGGAGATCGTCGAAACCGAGAACCGGGTCAATTTCCGCGTCAACCGCTTCCCGCAGCCCGTCGAGCGCACGTCCGCGGCGTTTTACGACCTGAACATTCACGCCCTGAGCGTGGGGGTCCCCGCACAACTGCTCCTGAGCCGCCCCGACATCCGCCAGGCCGAGCGCGAGCTGGTGGCGGCCGGGATCGACATCAAGGTCGCCCGGGCACGCTTCTTTCCCAAACTGGACCTCAGCGCGGACGTCGGCTACCAGTCCTTCAACCCGAAGTACCTGCTGATGAGCCCGGAGGCCCTGATTTATGGTGTCGCCGGCGATCTGGTCGCGCCGCTGATCAACAAGAGGGCGATCCAGGCCGAGTTCCTCGGTGCGAACGCCAAGCAGTTGGAGAGCGTGTACAACTACCAGCGCGTCGTCCTCAACGCCTACACCGAGGTGATCAACCGCGTGGCCCTGGTGGAGAACTACCGCAAGAGCATCGAACTCAAAAAGCAGCAACTGGAGGCCCTCACGCTCGCGGTCGACACCTCCACCCGACTGTTCAATGCGGCCCGCGTCGAGTTCCTTGAGGTGCTGACCACGCAGCGCGACCTCTTCGACGCGCGAACAACTCTGATCGAAACCAAACGGCAGCAACTGGTGGCCACCGCCAACGCCTATCAGGCCCTCGGCGGCGGCGGCAATTTGCTGCCGATCGTGGACCCGTTCCCGCCGAGGGCGAAAGCTCACGGTCGTAGATGGACCCAGTGGTTCGATGCGCCCGCCATACCCGTCGTGTCTGCCGCCCCCGCCGCTCCGGTGGTCGAGCAGCGGTAG